The Gracilimonas sp. genome includes a region encoding these proteins:
- a CDS encoding sodium:solute symporter: MQFSVIDYIVIVVYLVGVAFLGLKSSGKQTSNKDYFLGGEGIPWWAVLFSIVATETSTLTFISIPAVAYGGNLTFLQITVGYVIGRIGVALFFLPKYYEGELFTAYTFLEKRFGAGMRNAASSTFMITRLLADGVRLFATAIPLAIILRLGGAFSGWGDLELYILSICVITAITLVYTFFGGIKAVVWMDFVQMIVYIGGALIAVGVLLGNLPAGFELPGEKLQLVNLGFDMSFREFIAQPYTLITALVGGAVFSLASHGTDQLLVQRVLATRNLKSGQKAMIWSGIVAMLQFALFMGIGLLLYMFYEGVSATEMGLATTDEVFAKFIVEQLPVGVSGLIVAALFAAAMSSLSSSLNSLASSTTYDLYKPYFGKNNTEAEDLSMSRKITMGWGIILTASAVFFAILQLQGGERPAIVELGLGIASYTYGGLLGAFLLGMFFSKPDKTDALIGFFCGLIALLFMVQGPIQNLLPGDGLAIAWPLYTLVGSLIVVITGSISAILRGSKHA, encoded by the coding sequence ATGCAATTTTCTGTTATCGATTACATTGTTATTGTTGTTTACCTGGTCGGTGTAGCTTTTTTGGGATTAAAGTCATCCGGAAAGCAAACTTCCAATAAAGATTACTTTTTAGGGGGTGAAGGGATTCCATGGTGGGCGGTGTTATTCTCTATTGTAGCCACCGAAACAAGCACGCTTACTTTTATCAGTATTCCGGCCGTGGCTTATGGAGGGAACCTGACCTTTCTGCAAATAACGGTGGGATATGTAATTGGCAGGATCGGCGTCGCGTTGTTCTTTCTCCCCAAATACTATGAAGGCGAATTGTTCACGGCTTATACCTTTCTGGAAAAGCGATTCGGTGCCGGCATGCGTAATGCGGCAAGTTCAACTTTTATGATTACCCGCCTGCTGGCTGATGGAGTCCGGCTGTTTGCCACCGCTATTCCTCTCGCTATTATTCTGCGGTTAGGCGGTGCTTTTTCCGGTTGGGGTGATCTTGAGCTCTACATTCTGTCCATTTGCGTGATTACGGCCATAACGCTTGTTTATACATTCTTTGGAGGCATCAAAGCGGTGGTTTGGATGGATTTTGTGCAGATGATCGTGTACATCGGTGGTGCATTAATAGCAGTAGGAGTTTTACTGGGGAATTTGCCGGCAGGATTCGAACTGCCCGGCGAGAAGTTGCAACTGGTCAATCTTGGCTTTGATATGAGTTTCAGGGAATTCATCGCTCAGCCGTACACCTTAATCACAGCACTTGTGGGCGGGGCTGTATTCTCGCTGGCTTCTCATGGAACCGATCAGCTTTTGGTGCAGCGGGTGCTGGCTACTCGTAATCTAAAATCCGGCCAAAAGGCGATGATCTGGAGTGGAATTGTGGCTATGCTTCAGTTTGCTCTTTTTATGGGGATTGGGTTGTTGCTTTACATGTTTTATGAAGGAGTTTCTGCCACAGAAATGGGATTGGCTACCACTGACGAAGTATTTGCTAAATTCATCGTAGAGCAGCTACCGGTCGGGGTGTCGGGGCTTATTGTGGCCGCCCTGTTTGCAGCAGCCATGAGCAGCCTGAGCTCCTCTCTGAACTCATTGGCTTCCTCAACCACCTATGATTTATACAAACCTTATTTCGGAAAGAATAATACCGAAGCTGAGGACCTGTCCATGTCCCGTAAAATTACGATGGGCTGGGGGATAATTCTTACGGCATCAGCTGTTTTCTTTGCGATTCTGCAGCTTCAGGGAGGCGAACGCCCGGCCATTGTGGAATTGGGGCTGGGGATAGCGTCCTATACCTATGGCGGATTATTAGGAGCATTTCTGTTGGGAATGTTTTTCAGCAAGCCGGACAAAACAGATGCATTAATTGGCTTTTTCTGCGGGTTGATCGCATTGCTTTTCATGGTTCAGGGCCCAATTCAAAATTTGCTTCCCGGAGACGGGCTGGCCATCGCCTGGCCACTTTATACACTTGTGGGTAGTTTAATAGTTGTAATCACAGGTTCAATTTCAGCAATACTACGAGGATCAAAGCATGCATAA
- a CDS encoding FAD-binding oxidoreductase produces MAHTLKIKDIQNVTHDVKQFTLEKPEGYTFEPGQATEVAIDKDGWRDEKRPFTFTSLNEDPDLEFVIKIYPDHDGVTEQLGKLQVGDSLIVDDAWGTIQYKGEGVFLAGGAGVTPFIAIFRDLHKKGKVGDNKLIFSNKTEEDIILKEEFENILGDNFVNAITNEEPSGDHLFLDGFIDKEFLESQIDDFDQPFYVCGPMPFNEAVMGYLKELGADPDALVFEE; encoded by the coding sequence ATGGCGCATACACTGAAGATTAAAGACATTCAAAATGTAACGCACGACGTTAAACAGTTCACCCTCGAAAAGCCTGAGGGATACACATTCGAACCCGGCCAGGCGACCGAAGTTGCTATAGACAAGGATGGCTGGCGGGACGAAAAGCGGCCGTTTACTTTTACCTCACTCAATGAAGACCCGGACCTCGAATTTGTGATTAAAATCTATCCCGACCATGACGGGGTTACTGAGCAGCTTGGTAAGCTGCAAGTTGGAGATTCCCTGATTGTGGACGACGCATGGGGAACCATTCAATATAAAGGTGAAGGTGTGTTCCTGGCCGGTGGAGCTGGTGTAACCCCGTTTATAGCCATCTTCAGAGACTTGCATAAGAAGGGAAAAGTAGGGGATAACAAACTCATCTTCTCCAATAAAACGGAAGAGGATATCATCCTGAAAGAGGAGTTTGAAAACATCCTGGGAGATAATTTTGTGAATGCCATCACGAACGAAGAACCTTCCGGAGATCACCTGTTCCTGGATGGCTTTATCGATAAGGAGTTTTTAGAATCTCAAATCGATGACTTTGATCAGCCATTCTACGTTTGCGGGCCAATGCCTTTCAATGAAGCCGTGATGGGATACCTCAAAGAGCTGGGTGCCGATCCTGATGCTCTTGTTTTTGAGGAATAA
- a CDS encoding nuclear transport factor 2 family protein, with protein MHKNEKLITRFYSAFQDLDTESMMSCYHEEASFKDPVFDLGSKEEIDAMWSMLCSKAKEFDLRFHSVRANDQRGSAQWEASYLFSKTGRKVHNKITAHFEFQDGLIAGHLDEFNFWKWSAMALGVPGYILGWSPFLQKKVQGEAMKNLRLFRSSQ; from the coding sequence ATGCATAAGAATGAAAAACTAATCACCCGCTTCTATTCGGCCTTCCAGGATTTGGATACTGAATCCATGATGAGCTGTTATCATGAGGAAGCATCCTTTAAAGACCCGGTATTTGATCTTGGTTCTAAAGAAGAAATTGATGCTATGTGGAGCATGCTGTGTTCAAAGGCTAAAGAATTTGATCTTCGTTTTCACTCTGTTCGGGCCAATGACCAGAGAGGGTCGGCCCAATGGGAAGCTTCATATCTTTTTTCTAAAACAGGTAGAAAAGTCCATAACAAAATTACCGCTCATTTTGAGTTTCAGGACGGTTTGATTGCTGGTCACCTCGATGAGTTTAATTTCTGGAAATGGTCAGCGATGGCATTGGGCGTGCCGGGATACATTCTGGGCTGGTCTCCATTCCTGCAAAAGAAAGTTCAGGGCGAAGCCATGAAGAACCTGAGGCTTTTTCGGAGTTCTCAATAA